The window CCGCTGGTACAATACCGGCAAAGAGCAGTATCATACCAAGCTGATGTTTATCGCCAAGGCCTCAGGCAAATCGGTTGTCCTTGGCGGTTCAACCAATTTCACGGCCCGCAACCTCGACGATTACAATCTGGAGAATGATCTCTGGGTGGCTGCCCCGCAGGATCATCAGCTATACACTGAGATATCCGATTATTTCAACCGGCTGTGGACTAACGAAGGCGCAGAATACAGTCTGCCGCTGGAAGAATATCAAAGCGATGTGACCTGGCTGAAATATGTCATCTTCCGGATACAGGTAAGCCTTGGATTTACAACATTTTAATACAGAAAAAAACCGCCGGAAGCTCCATAGCTTCCGGCGGTTTTTTTGTCTTACAGCAGCGGCGACATCAGCCGTGCCGCTGATTCCAGCAGCCGCTCGAGCAGCCTTTTATTCATGAAGGTCTCATGCACAATCTGGCGTGTCGACAGCAGGTCGCGCTCAAAATCAGCTACAATACGGGACACGCTCTCGGTCTGCAGCAGCAGGGCGTTCACTTCAAAATTAAGATGGAAGCTGCGCATATCCATATTCGCCGTGCCGATGGTGGCGATCTCCCCGTCTGTAATCAGCAGCTTCGAGTGGATAAAGCCCTTCTCATATTCGTAAATCTTCACGCCTGATTCCAGCAGCGCCGGAAAATAAGAGTGTGAAGCCAAAAACGGCAGCCACTTATCCGGTTTGGCCGGAAACAGAAGACGCACATCCAGGCCGGACATCGCGGCAACCCGTAATGCGGTCAGGATATCCTCATCCGGGATAAAGTAGGGGCTGGCAATCCATACGGATTTTTCCGCAGAAGTAATCATGGAGAAGAAGATGTTCTTGAGTGCCCGGCGCTCATTGTCCGGTCCGCTGGCAATAATCTGTACTGCCCCGTCCCCGTTTGTAAAACGCAGCTGCGGGGAGAGATAATCCTGCTCCAGTATTTTCTCTCCCGTCGTATGCATCCAGTCCTGGAGGAAAATAATCTGCATCGTCCGCACGGCCTCACCACGGAGCAGCATATGCGTATCGCGCCAGAATCCGTACGTCTTGCTACGGCTAAGGTACTCGTCCCCAACGTTAAGTCCGCCCATAAAGCCGACATCCCCGTCAATAACAACAATCTTGCGGTGATTACGGTAATTCACCCGGCTGGAGAAAAAGGAAGTAGAATTGCCGTAAGCCGCTACCTGTACCCCTGCATCCGTCAATTCCTTGAGGAAGGCTTTGGATAACTGGATGCTGCCGACGGCGTCATACATAAATCTGACCGTGACGCCTGCCCGGGCCTTTTCAATCAGAATCTGCTGAATGCGTGTTCCGATGTGGTCAGCCCGAAAAATATAATATTCCATATGAATATGATGCTGTGCCTGCCGCAGCTCCAGCAGCAAGGTGCCAAATGTCTCTTCGCCGTTGGTCAGAATCCGCGTTTCCGAACTGAAGGAGATCGGTGTCCGGGCCAGCCTTTGTGACAGACCCAGCAGCTTTTGGCGGGAAGGTTCAAAAATAGACCAGTCCTGATGTGTGCGCAGTGCATCATTCTCAATCCGCTCGTAAGCCATCAGATCACGCTGTGCCTTTTTATCATATTTGCGCCGCTTGAACACGTTTTGTCCAAAGAGGAAATAAAAGACTAGCCCGAGTACCGGAATCAGCGCAAGCAGCAGAATCCAGGCCATGGTTGTGGAGGGATTGCGGTTTTCCATGAAAATGCCAAGACCGATGGAGATGACAGTCAGTGTGGAGAAAATACTGATGATTGTCCCGGCAGTACTGCCGAAAATGCCGAAACCAAAATAATAAAATGCCAGTAATGCAGCAATAATGACTATAGCCTGCAATCCTCTTCTCATGGGTAACCTACCTTCTCTTTCTACCTTCGATCACTAAAATGTCACATTTATATATTACCTGAAGAATACGTTTCTTCCTACTGTAAACCACTGCAAAAATGAAATTACAACAATACTGTAACCTCTGCTGCAACGGGATTTGTATTGTTCCGGAATATATACTATAATCACTTTGACCTTGCAGTCAATAATAGAACCAGAAAGTCAGAAAGGAGTCAAACTGTTTCGTGGCTGATAAAAATGCAAATAAAAAAGAGCAGATTATCAAGACAGCAATGCAGCTATTCGCTGTGAAAGGCTCGTCCTCCACGTCCATGCAGGAGATTGCCGAGCTTTGCGGAATATCGAAGGGCAGTCTATACCTGGTGTTCAAGTCCAAGGAAGAGCTGGAGCGCAGCATTTATATATATTGCTTCCGCATGATCCGTGATCCGTTGCAGCGCGAGGAGCAGCAGAGCCGCAGTACCCAAAAAGAAAAGCTGCGCAATCAGGTTGAAATCCTGCTCACCCATGTATACGAGCTGCGTGAATTTTTGCAGCGCCAATTCCAGGAAATCGCCGGAAAAGGCGGGACGGAGGTTCCGGAATGGATCCGCAAGTCCAATGCTCCCCTGCTTCTCTGGTTCCAGAACAAGCTGGAGATCCTCTATGGCCGGGAGATTCTCCCGTACACCGGAGATTTATTCCTGTTCGCAGACGGGATGATTCACGCCTTCATCCGGCTTATCTTCAATCAGGAGTCTCCGGTTGCCATTGCCCGGCTGGCCGATCATCTGGTGGATCTGCTCGACGTTGTTGCAGCCGGCCTGCTCACCGGCCGTAAGGAGCCGCTGATTCCCCCCGCCATTCTGGAGAATTGGATGAACGTGCAGGAGGACAGCCAGCGCAGGAATCCGCTGCAGCTGATCAAAGAGATGAAGGCGCTGCTCACAAGTGTTCCGGCAGCAGAGCAGCAGAGTGTAGAAGACGGCCTGGAATCACTGGCTGTTCTGGAGAGTGAATTTCTCATGCCGAATCCCCGCAAAGTTATCATCCGCGGGATGCTGGCCAACCTTCAGGAACATCCTGTCCTACACGGGGAGCTGGCGGCCCTGCAAAAATTGATATCGCCCTATATGCCGAATTCATGCGGGTTTCACTAACCCGCGGAGCAAATGGAATTGGAAGCAGAGAGAAATAACGGATAGGCAGGCAGCACAACATTAATTTAGGGTTTTCCAGCAGGAAAGCCCGAGAGGAGCAGCATCATACTTATGAAAAGCTTGATTAATTTTTCCCTCAGAAACAAATTCGCGATTTGGCTTCTGACGATCATTATCGTGTTCGCGGGTCTATACAGCGGACTTACCATGAAGCAGGAGACACTGCCTAATATCAGCATCCCTTACCTCAGCGTGACTACAATCTATCCGGGTGCAGCGCCTGAGGGTGTCGTAAATGACGTCAGCAAACCGCTGGAACAAAAACTGCGTAATGTAGACGGCGTCAAAATGATCACCTCCTCCTCACTCGAGAATGCTTCCAGCATTCAAATCGAGTTTGATTACGGCACGAATCTGGACAATGCTACAGCAGCGGTACGCGAGGCTCTCAATGACGTAACACTGCCGGATGAGGCCCAGAAGCCGACCATCTCCCGGTTCAGTCTCAGCTCACTTCCGGTCATCTCGCTCAGTTTGACGGATAACGGGTCAGCTGATTTGGAAGAGATGACACGCATTGCCGAGAACGACATCCGTCCTGCACTGGAAGATATCGAAGGCGTAGCTTCCGTATCCATCGCCGGGCAATATGTGAAGGAAGTCTCCCTTAAGTTTGATCAGGCCAAACTGAAACAATACGGTCTGACTGAAGATACGATCAAGGGTATTGTGCAGGCCTCCTCCCTCCGGGTGCCGCTGGGCTTGTTCGAAATGGAGAAATCTCAGAAGGCCGTTGTAGTGGATGGCAATATCACCACCGTAGATGACCTTAAGAATCTGGCAATTCCACTGGTGCCATCAGCCGGCGGTACAGCTCCCGGTACGGGTGCAGCCGGAGCAGCAGGTGCTGCAAATGCACCTGGTGCCGGTGCAACTGGTGCCGGCGCTGCAGCCGCTGCAGGACTGCCGACAGTGAAGCTGGGAGAACTCGCAGCCATTGAAGTTACCGGTAAATCCGAGTCGATCTCCCGCACAAACGGCAAAGAGTCAATCGGAATTCAGATCG of the Paenibacillus pedocola genome contains:
- the cls gene encoding cardiolipin synthase yields the protein MRRGLQAIVIIAALLAFYYFGFGIFGSTAGTIISIFSTLTVISIGLGIFMENRNPSTTMAWILLLALIPVLGLVFYFLFGQNVFKRRKYDKKAQRDLMAYERIENDALRTHQDWSIFEPSRQKLLGLSQRLARTPISFSSETRILTNGEETFGTLLLELRQAQHHIHMEYYIFRADHIGTRIQQILIEKARAGVTVRFMYDAVGSIQLSKAFLKELTDAGVQVAAYGNSTSFFSSRVNYRNHRKIVVIDGDVGFMGGLNVGDEYLSRSKTYGFWRDTHMLLRGEAVRTMQIIFLQDWMHTTGEKILEQDYLSPQLRFTNGDGAVQIIASGPDNERRALKNIFFSMITSAEKSVWIASPYFIPDEDILTALRVAAMSGLDVRLLFPAKPDKWLPFLASHSYFPALLESGVKIYEYEKGFIHSKLLITDGEIATIGTANMDMRSFHLNFEVNALLLQTESVSRIVADFERDLLSTRQIVHETFMNKRLLERLLESAARLMSPLL
- a CDS encoding TetR/AcrR family transcriptional regulator is translated as MADKNANKKEQIIKTAMQLFAVKGSSSTSMQEIAELCGISKGSLYLVFKSKEELERSIYIYCFRMIRDPLQREEQQSRSTQKEKLRNQVEILLTHVYELREFLQRQFQEIAGKGGTEVPEWIRKSNAPLLLWFQNKLEILYGREILPYTGDLFLFADGMIHAFIRLIFNQESPVAIARLADHLVDLLDVVAAGLLTGRKEPLIPPAILENWMNVQEDSQRRNPLQLIKEMKALLTSVPAAEQQSVEDGLESLAVLESEFLMPNPRKVIIRGMLANLQEHPVLHGELAALQKLISPYMPNSCGFH